A single Crateriforma conspicua DNA region contains:
- a CDS encoding Hpt domain-containing protein, which yields MNETQRKRFSDALVRVGDDEEILCELAAIAYEDGQPLLQQLDQAISHQDMEQASRSGHSLKGTLSGFETGHPTTLLQPIIDAARRDDPNEASVLFTKAKPQLHSLLKEIHGISG from the coding sequence TTGAACGAGACGCAACGAAAACGATTTTCCGACGCACTGGTTCGAGTCGGCGATGACGAAGAAATCTTGTGTGAACTTGCTGCGATCGCCTACGAAGACGGTCAGCCGTTGTTGCAGCAGTTGGATCAGGCGATTTCACACCAGGACATGGAACAGGCGTCACGCAGCGGGCATTCACTGAAGGGAACTCTGAGCGGATTCGAGACCGGGCATCCGACGACACTGTTGCAACCAATCATCGATGCGGCACGACGCGACGATCCGAACGAAGCAAGCGTGCTGTTCACCAAGGCAAAGCCGCAACTGCATTCGCTGTTGAAAGAGATTCACGGCATCTCCGGCTGA
- a CDS encoding phage holin family protein — protein MTKTTPIRRVLRDILDLFELQIQLFSVDAQAAQRKATKAAALSITALALGGATLTVFIMSLGFVLHELSGLSTGASLLIVSVLMFAIVGGLLALAASAVGKVGEALGQSQSEMAENFRWLKATLVAPDSSPRNVFRDESFPRHKEPPTDFDPRHHDVDPSYVTTTSPTPGDAPFPVDPTTTTPLHRR, from the coding sequence ATGACGAAAACAACACCGATTCGACGCGTCCTACGCGACATCTTGGATTTGTTCGAACTGCAGATCCAACTGTTCAGCGTGGACGCTCAGGCCGCACAGCGAAAAGCGACGAAAGCCGCTGCGTTGTCCATCACCGCATTGGCACTGGGCGGCGCAACCCTGACCGTGTTCATCATGTCACTGGGCTTTGTCCTGCACGAGCTGTCAGGACTTTCCACCGGAGCATCGTTGCTGATCGTGTCCGTGCTGATGTTCGCGATCGTCGGCGGGTTACTGGCACTGGCGGCATCCGCTGTCGGAAAGGTCGGTGAAGCGTTGGGACAATCGCAGTCGGAGATGGCGGAAAACTTCCGCTGGTTGAAAGCCACTTTGGTTGCACCCGATAGCTCGCCGCGCAACGTTTTTCGCGACGAATCGTTCCCGCGACATAAAGAACCGCCCACGGATTTCGATCCGCGGCATCACGACGTCGATCCGTCGTACGTCACCACCACGTCGCCCACACCTGGCGACGCACCATTCCCGGTCGATCCGACCACGACAACGCCATTACACAGGAGATAA
- a CDS encoding sigma-54-dependent transcriptional regulator, protein MPNLLVIDDDRTILTFAERCLAPIADVTTASSAEAGLKQLRNGDFDAVLLDIQLPDQNGLAVYCEIREHDRRIPVIFMTIEAASGTAIEAMQLGAFDYIAKPLSAEPLRDLVERAIEQRQISSVPVAISADESDEQSNGELFIGRSPAMLSVFKSIGKVSKQNVPILVRGESGTGKELVARALYQYSHRSDETFLAVNCAALPDNLLESELFGHEKGAFTGAESRRIGKFEQCNGGTLFLDEIGDMAPSVQAKVLRVLQEQRFERVGGNKELTTDVRIIAATNRPLEQMVDDGDYREDLLYRLNGVTIELPPLRERLSDVPALIHFFLVQAKQEFNKPDLEGLSPEAVDLLTQYQWPGNVRQLRAVIRRAVLDAVMPVITAEGFPSEIRRVASPEGQSTTTDQNSGDTGSTQQPGRALPDLVTRLLKEKSTSLYSEAMEYMERFVIAEVLRHTDGNQSQAAEILGITRGKLRDRINSYNITLKADVQVDSVD, encoded by the coding sequence ATGCCCAATCTGTTGGTGATCGATGACGATCGCACCATCTTGACTTTCGCCGAACGATGCCTGGCGCCGATCGCCGATGTGACCACCGCGTCCAGTGCCGAAGCGGGATTGAAACAGTTGCGGAATGGTGATTTCGACGCGGTTTTGCTGGATATTCAGCTGCCCGATCAGAACGGTTTGGCCGTCTATTGCGAAATCCGTGAACACGATCGCCGGATCCCGGTGATCTTCATGACGATCGAAGCGGCCAGCGGCACCGCCATCGAAGCGATGCAGTTGGGTGCGTTCGACTACATCGCCAAACCGCTGAGCGCCGAACCGCTGCGTGATCTGGTCGAACGTGCAATCGAACAGCGTCAGATCAGTAGTGTGCCGGTGGCGATTTCGGCCGACGAGAGCGATGAGCAATCAAACGGTGAACTTTTCATCGGTCGATCTCCGGCCATGCTGAGCGTTTTCAAGTCGATCGGCAAAGTTAGTAAGCAAAATGTTCCGATCCTGGTCCGCGGCGAGAGCGGTACGGGCAAGGAATTGGTTGCACGTGCCCTGTATCAGTACAGCCATCGCAGCGACGAAACCTTCTTGGCGGTTAACTGTGCGGCGCTGCCCGACAATTTGCTCGAAAGCGAGTTGTTCGGCCACGAAAAAGGCGCCTTCACCGGCGCAGAATCGCGACGGATCGGTAAGTTCGAACAGTGCAACGGCGGCACGTTGTTCCTGGACGAAATCGGCGACATGGCGCCTTCGGTTCAGGCTAAGGTGTTGCGAGTCCTGCAAGAACAACGTTTCGAAAGGGTCGGCGGCAACAAAGAACTGACGACCGATGTGCGGATCATCGCCGCGACGAACCGGCCGTTGGAACAGATGGTCGATGACGGTGACTACCGCGAAGACCTGTTGTACCGACTGAACGGCGTGACGATTGAATTGCCGCCGCTGAGAGAACGGTTGAGCGACGTTCCGGCACTGATTCACTTCTTTTTGGTTCAAGCCAAGCAGGAGTTCAACAAGCCCGACTTGGAAGGCCTTTCGCCCGAAGCCGTCGATCTGTTGACCCAGTACCAATGGCCGGGGAATGTTCGACAGCTTCGTGCCGTGATTCGTCGCGCGGTGTTGGACGCCGTCATGCCGGTGATCACCGCCGAAGGGTTTCCCAGCGAAATTCGTCGCGTTGCTTCGCCGGAAGGCCAATCAACCACGACGGATCAAAACAGCGGCGATACAGGTTCGACACAGCAACCGGGCCGTGCTTTGCCCGATTTGGTGACGCGGCTGTTGAAGGAAAAATCCACCAGCCTGTACAGCGAAGCGATGGAGTACATGGAACGCTTCGTCATCGCCGAAGTGCTGCGGCACACCGATGGGAATCAAAGTCAGGCGGCGGAGATTCTGGGCATCACCCGCGGAAAGCTTCGCGACCGAATCAATTCGTACAACATCACCTTGAAAGCAGACGTTCAAGTCGATTCGGTCGATTGA
- a CDS encoding TIGR03067 domain-containing protein, producing the protein MKDILEIGVIAAGLTLTAFTPLAAKEPTKDWSKTLSGVWEIKEGVTMGRPMTEQEKEGATIVVDKDAIVTYDADKNELYRAKYSIDASAQPMQINMVTDMKGQERSIALGIVKMNGDDRWSLAYALPGNDRPTQFQSPTGSKVMYFKLRRDESQRGLTPSVDDADELSN; encoded by the coding sequence ATGAAAGACATATTGGAAATCGGCGTGATTGCCGCCGGCCTGACATTGACCGCGTTCACGCCACTGGCCGCCAAAGAACCGACGAAAGATTGGTCGAAAACCTTGTCTGGAGTCTGGGAGATCAAGGAAGGCGTCACGATGGGACGCCCGATGACCGAGCAAGAAAAGGAAGGGGCGACAATCGTCGTCGATAAAGATGCGATTGTGACCTACGATGCGGATAAGAACGAACTGTATCGGGCCAAGTATTCGATTGATGCATCCGCACAGCCGATGCAGATCAACATGGTCACCGACATGAAGGGGCAAGAGCGATCGATCGCATTGGGTATCGTGAAAATGAACGGCGATGATCGTTGGTCGTTGGCCTATGCACTGCCGGGCAACGATCGGCCCACCCAATTCCAATCGCCTACCGGCAGCAAAGTGATGTATTTCAAGCTGCGTCGTGACGAATCGCAACGTGGATTGACTCCGTCGGTCGATGATGCCGACGAATTGTCTAACTAA
- a CDS encoding CsbD family protein codes for MIKREELLGRWNEVKGELREHWGQLTEDDLQRAKGSTEQLVGMVQQKTGATQREVENFLDRLMSGGSVSQQVGDAAKQYGETAQQIADDAAAYLRDGYRRVSDQSVDYSAKVADSVRSRPGEALAVAFGLGLAAGALFFMNKRR; via the coding sequence ATGATTAAACGCGAAGAACTGTTGGGTCGCTGGAACGAAGTGAAAGGCGAACTGCGCGAACATTGGGGTCAATTGACCGAAGACGACTTGCAACGCGCCAAAGGCTCGACCGAACAATTGGTCGGCATGGTCCAGCAGAAAACGGGCGCCACGCAGCGTGAAGTCGAAAACTTTCTTGACCGCTTGATGTCCGGCGGATCGGTCTCGCAACAGGTCGGTGACGCTGCCAAACAGTATGGCGAAACCGCTCAGCAAATCGCCGATGACGCCGCCGCCTATCTGCGTGATGGTTACCGACGTGTTTCCGACCAGAGTGTCGACTATTCCGCCAAGGTCGCCGATTCCGTGCGGTCACGTCCGGGTGAAGCTTTGGCGGTGGCATTCGGGCTGGGACTGGCCGCGGGTGCGTTGTTCTTTATGAACAAGCGCCGGTGA
- a CDS encoding deoxyribodipyrimidine photo-lyase, whose product MTSRLIPESRTRRLNDHDPVDGKYVLYWMRHSQRSEQNHALEFAVRRANDLGKPLLVAVGIGDDPSVRTERQMRFQLEGLHETAGALQRRNIAMVVRKESPIDVATDLAGDACEVVCDRGYLRHDRQWVDRLRREADRPVWQIESNVIVPVEMASDDREYAARTIRSQLQEAAEQTLGELATTPIDNAADGLSINGIDLDDLDTCVQSLDLDHTVAKCDEFDGGTSQARSRLNAFLKDSLDEYRDDISVVRPHCSMLSPYLHFGQISPLKVALEVRQAGGNQESTAEFIEELLVRRELAINFVHYDSDYDGLDCLPDWARKTLQKHESDARPEHYTASELENGQTGDPVWNAAMTEMRCRGYLHNHLRMYWGKRILAWTNTIQHAYRVTLDLNNKYFYDGNDPNSFANVAWVFGNHDRAFGERDVFGKVRTMTTSGLDRKIDTDAYVRAIAERFAASTA is encoded by the coding sequence ATGACCAGCCGACTGATCCCTGAATCGCGAACCCGACGTCTGAACGACCACGACCCCGTCGACGGCAAGTATGTGCTGTACTGGATGCGGCACAGCCAACGCAGCGAACAAAACCACGCTTTGGAATTTGCCGTCCGCCGCGCGAACGATCTGGGAAAGCCGCTGTTGGTGGCCGTCGGCATCGGTGACGACCCGTCGGTACGGACCGAGCGACAGATGCGTTTCCAGCTGGAAGGCTTGCACGAAACCGCCGGCGCCCTGCAACGACGAAACATTGCAATGGTCGTCCGCAAGGAGAGTCCGATCGACGTGGCGACGGATTTGGCGGGCGATGCCTGTGAAGTCGTTTGCGACCGGGGATACCTGCGTCATGACCGCCAATGGGTGGACAGGCTCCGGCGCGAAGCCGACCGGCCGGTTTGGCAGATCGAATCGAATGTGATCGTCCCGGTTGAAATGGCGTCAGACGATCGTGAGTACGCGGCACGAACGATTCGTTCACAGTTGCAAGAAGCGGCCGAGCAAACGTTAGGCGAATTGGCGACCACACCGATCGACAACGCGGCTGATGGTCTGTCGATCAACGGGATCGATCTGGATGATCTGGACACCTGTGTGCAATCGCTGGACTTGGATCACACGGTCGCCAAGTGTGACGAGTTCGACGGCGGGACATCGCAAGCCAGGTCGCGATTGAATGCTTTCTTGAAAGATTCGTTGGACGAATATCGTGATGACATCTCGGTGGTCCGGCCGCATTGTTCCATGCTGAGCCCCTATTTGCACTTCGGACAAATCAGCCCGCTGAAGGTGGCTCTGGAAGTCAGACAGGCCGGCGGGAACCAAGAAAGCACGGCGGAATTCATCGAGGAATTGCTAGTCCGGCGTGAACTGGCGATCAACTTCGTCCACTACGATTCCGATTATGACGGTTTGGACTGTTTGCCCGATTGGGCCCGCAAAACGCTGCAAAAACACGAATCCGACGCGCGACCGGAACACTACACCGCGTCGGAACTTGAAAACGGCCAGACAGGCGATCCGGTTTGGAATGCCGCGATGACGGAGATGCGTTGTCGCGGATACCTGCACAACCATTTGCGGATGTACTGGGGCAAGCGAATTTTGGCTTGGACGAACACCATTCAACACGCGTATCGCGTCACTCTGGATTTGAACAACAAGTACTTCTACGACGGAAATGATCCTAATTCGTTTGCCAACGTCGCATGGGTCTTCGGCAATCACGATCGCGCCTTCGGCGAACGAGACGTGTTCGGAAAAGTGCGGACGATGACGACCAGCGGGCTGGACCGAAAGATCGACACCGATGCTTACGTGCGGGCGATCGCAGAACGTTTCGCGGCATCGACGGCATAA